One genomic window of Mucilaginibacter sp. SJ includes the following:
- a CDS encoding GNAT family N-acetyltransferase, which produces MKNISIEQIRPELTWRLRQRILYPESKLYEMEMEEDNQGYHFAAFKDNHIIAVVSLFNKGNDWQFRKFAVDQSVQKMGLGKAMLEHITDFALTNGGVLLWCNARVSAIGFYLKHGFTHTGKLFSKNGFDYEILEKQLIPSPGQQ; this is translated from the coding sequence ATGAAAAACATCTCTATCGAACAAATCCGTCCGGAGCTTACCTGGCGGTTAAGGCAACGTATCTTATATCCCGAAAGCAAGCTTTATGAAATGGAGATGGAGGAGGATAACCAAGGCTATCACTTTGCTGCTTTTAAAGATAATCATATCATAGCGGTAGTATCCCTTTTTAATAAAGGAAACGACTGGCAGTTTCGCAAATTTGCTGTTGATCAATCAGTTCAAAAAATGGGCCTCGGTAAAGCGATGCTGGAGCATATAACCGATTTTGCCCTTACCAATGGAGGTGTGTTGTTATGGTGTAATGCCCGGGTATCGGCCATTGGTTTCTATTTAAAACATGGCTTCACACATACCGGCAAGCTTTTTTCAAAAAACGGCTTCGACTATGAGATCCTCGAAAAACAACTTATTCCTTCTCCGGGTCAGCAATAA
- a CDS encoding nucleotidyltransferase family protein, translating to MKPTLLILAAGMASRYGSMKQVDGFGPNGETIIDYSIYDAIKAGFGKVSFIIREEFAENFKAIFEPKLAGRIETDYVYQSFDLKPFGIDKEIERAKPWGTAHAVLAARNQINEPFCVINADDFYGYDSFEKMAKFLTTDVKDDQYSIIGYQIDRTLSDYGSVSRGVCSVDDNGNMVEINERTEVYFKEDGSVAYKDATGEHPLDNETRVSMNFWGFTPAIFKQSEDMFREFVAANENNPKSEFFIPLVADKLIKNGTASFKVIPTGAKWFGVTYKEDKPIVQKCISDLVTGGVYPEKLWD from the coding sequence ATGAAACCCACGTTATTAATATTGGCCGCCGGGATGGCCAGCCGTTATGGCAGTATGAAACAAGTTGACGGCTTTGGCCCCAACGGCGAAACAATTATTGACTATTCAATATATGATGCCATAAAAGCAGGCTTTGGCAAGGTAAGTTTTATTATCCGCGAAGAGTTTGCCGAAAACTTTAAGGCAATCTTTGAGCCCAAACTCGCCGGCCGCATTGAAACAGACTATGTATATCAAAGCTTTGATCTTAAACCATTTGGGATTGATAAAGAGATTGAACGTGCCAAACCATGGGGAACAGCCCATGCTGTGTTAGCTGCCCGCAACCAGATCAACGAGCCTTTTTGTGTGATCAATGCTGATGACTTTTACGGTTATGATTCATTTGAAAAAATGGCTAAATTTTTAACCACCGACGTTAAAGACGATCAGTATTCAATAATCGGATACCAGATTGACCGTACATTATCTGACTATGGCTCGGTATCACGTGGTGTTTGCAGCGTTGATGATAATGGTAACATGGTTGAAATTAACGAACGTACTGAAGTTTATTTTAAAGAGGACGGCAGCGTAGCTTATAAAGACGCAACCGGCGAACATCCGCTTGATAATGAAACACGTGTATCGATGAATTTCTGGGGATTTACACCCGCTATTTTTAAGCAAAGTGAGGATATGTTCAGGGAATTTGTTGCAGCTAACGAAAACAACCCGAAATCGGAGTTCTTTATTCCCCTGGTTGCCGATAAGCTGATCAAAAATGGAACAGCCTCCTTTAAGGTGATCCCAACCGGTGCAAAATGGTTTGGAGTTACTTACAAGGAAGATAAACCAATAGTGCAAAAATGTATCTCCGACCTGGTAACAGGCGGCGTTTACCCCGAAAAACTTTGGGACTAA
- a CDS encoding acyl-CoA carboxylase subunit beta, translated as MDKKLDLLRLKRHEAMQGGGPVRIESQHKKGKLTARERLHFLLDEGSFQEIGMLVTHRSIDFGMEKEKYPGDGVVTGYGTINGRLTYVFSQDFTVFGGSLSETHAEKICKIMDLALKNGAPLIGLNDSGGARIQEGVVSLGGYADIFYRNTMASGVIPQISAIMGPCAGGAVYSPAITDFILMVEHTSYMFVTGPNVVKTVTHEVVTSEELGGANTHASKSGVTHFACANEIAAIQHIKSLLSYMPQNCEDKAPAAPYENGDELRPELNTILPSIASQPYDIREVIDHIIDKASFLEVHKDFAENIVVGFARLAGRSIGIVANQPAFLAGVLDIHSSTKAARFVRFCDSFNIPLLVFEDVPGFLPGTDQEWNAIITNGAKLLYAFCEATVPRVTVITRKAYGGAYDVMNSKHIGADMNFAWPSAEIAVMGAKGAAEIIFKREITKAEDHEAKWLEMEQLYSDTFANPYRAAERGFIDEVIEPAETRIKLIAAFKMLENKVVNNPRKKHGNIPL; from the coding sequence GTGGATAAAAAGCTTGATCTGTTAAGGCTAAAACGTCATGAAGCCATGCAGGGCGGAGGCCCGGTACGTATTGAAAGTCAGCATAAAAAAGGAAAATTAACGGCACGTGAACGTCTGCATTTTTTATTGGATGAAGGTTCGTTCCAGGAGATAGGGATGCTGGTTACCCACCGCTCCATTGATTTTGGCATGGAGAAAGAAAAATATCCCGGCGATGGCGTTGTTACAGGTTATGGCACCATAAACGGGCGGCTCACTTATGTATTTTCCCAGGATTTTACAGTGTTCGGCGGCTCGCTTTCCGAAACCCATGCCGAAAAGATCTGCAAGATCATGGATCTCGCCCTTAAGAACGGCGCTCCCCTTATCGGCCTCAATGATTCGGGCGGAGCACGCATCCAGGAGGGTGTGGTATCCCTTGGCGGTTATGCCGATATCTTTTATCGCAATACCATGGCATCCGGCGTTATCCCGCAAATCTCGGCCATTATGGGCCCATGTGCAGGCGGCGCTGTTTACTCGCCCGCCATTACCGATTTTATTTTAATGGTTGAGCATACCTCATATATGTTTGTTACCGGGCCTAACGTAGTAAAAACAGTTACCCATGAAGTGGTAACTTCCGAAGAGCTGGGCGGCGCCAACACCCACGCCAGCAAATCAGGCGTTACGCATTTTGCCTGTGCCAATGAAATAGCCGCCATTCAGCATATCAAAAGCCTGCTGAGCTATATGCCTCAAAATTGTGAGGATAAAGCTCCTGCCGCTCCCTACGAAAACGGCGACGAGCTTAGGCCCGAGTTAAACACCATCCTGCCATCAATAGCCTCACAACCCTATGATATCCGCGAGGTTATTGACCATATCATCGATAAAGCTTCGTTTTTGGAAGTGCATAAAGATTTTGCCGAAAACATTGTGGTAGGCTTCGCGCGCCTGGCAGGCCGCAGCATTGGCATTGTGGCCAATCAGCCCGCTTTTTTGGCCGGGGTACTGGATATTCACTCATCAACCAAGGCTGCCCGTTTTGTGCGCTTTTGCGATTCCTTCAACATTCCGCTGCTGGTGTTTGAAGATGTTCCCGGCTTTTTGCCGGGTACCGACCAGGAATGGAATGCCATTATCACCAATGGCGCTAAACTATTATATGCTTTTTGTGAGGCCACCGTTCCCCGCGTTACGGTGATCACCCGCAAAGCCTATGGTGGTGCTTATGATGTAATGAACTCCAAACACATCGGTGCCGATATGAATTTTGCATGGCCGTCGGCCGAAATTGCTGTGATGGGCGCCAAAGGTGCCGCCGAAATCATTTTTAAACGGGAGATCACGAAGGCCGAAGATCATGAAGCCAAGTGGCTGGAGATGGAACAACTATATTCGGATACTTTTGCCAACCCTTACCGCGCTGCCGAACGCGGATTTATCGACGAAGTAATTGAACCCGCCGAAACGCGCATTAAACTGATTGCGGCATTTAAAATGCTGGAAAATAAAGTAGTTAACAACCCGAGGAAAAAGCACGGGAATATTCCGCTTTGA
- a CDS encoding DUF6340 family protein: MKLFRLICILFAACFLAACSVPQYVNVPVDYAPKLNFNRAKTTIVVINHYLPDSARNRNKRVLTTFKAAAYTAINNAAVQLHALPGVKVVQLVDSVNFTANTDSVKFLAKKYNASYVLAFEDFKGETKLQQDYYNGVPSVYRVSVVKTSFTLYEANGIYFKKLNGEAEINDNNPYGNASSLLAHGGPLFDAIRNSALDALKDYLPYTDYHDRPLYTNGDQLSSSVELIKAGKFDQAFKILNPLIDGSDSKLASRAAYNLAVVYEAQGDIDAALDVAKISNQKQPNDFAKAIIVDLMKE; the protein is encoded by the coding sequence GTGAAACTATTCAGGCTAATTTGTATCTTATTTGCTGCATGTTTTTTAGCGGCATGCAGCGTACCTCAATATGTAAATGTTCCGGTTGATTACGCGCCGAAGCTGAATTTTAACAGGGCAAAAACAACCATCGTAGTCATTAACCACTACCTGCCCGATTCGGCCCGTAATCGTAATAAACGCGTGTTGACTACATTTAAAGCCGCCGCTTATACCGCCATAAACAATGCCGCTGTACAGTTGCATGCGCTGCCCGGTGTAAAAGTTGTACAACTGGTTGATTCGGTTAACTTTACCGCCAATACCGATTCGGTGAAATTTCTGGCAAAAAAATACAACGCTTCTTATGTGCTCGCGTTTGAGGATTTTAAAGGCGAAACTAAATTGCAGCAGGATTATTACAACGGCGTGCCATCGGTTTACCGGGTATCGGTGGTTAAAACCAGTTTCACCCTTTATGAAGCCAATGGCATCTACTTTAAAAAGCTAAACGGCGAGGCCGAAATAAATGATAATAATCCTTATGGTAATGCATCCAGCTTACTTGCCCACGGCGGGCCTTTATTTGATGCTATCCGTAATTCGGCATTGGATGCGCTTAAGGATTACCTGCCATATACCGATTACCACGACAGGCCCCTGTATACCAATGGCGATCAGTTGAGCAGCTCGGTAGAACTGATCAAAGCCGGAAAATTTGATCAGGCTTTCAAGATACTAAACCCACTTATTGACGGGTCGGACTCAAAACTGGCCAGCAGAGCTGCTTACAACCTTGCGGTGGTTTATGAAGCGCAGGGTGATATTGACGCCGCGCTTGATGTGGCCAAGATCTCCAACCAGAAACAGCCCAATGATTTTGCCAAAGCTATTATTGTTGATTTGATGAAAGAGTAA
- a CDS encoding IS4 family transposase — translation MGQPNLTGLFKRLKAELFDHGFLDTLAKNTGVIKRLRKISGSDLLDTLLFDSNQSFNGMSMQLMLRHSLNISKQALHQKYNEGLTEFIKGALERLLAIELPCREIQGLEINIKDSTRFALPEAMADVYPGTKGCGIKAGAALQFEFGIKSGSCDIRLTPGNCNDQKESHLDQQMIRPGVLYMRDLGYSHIAYMSNIIEKKAFFVNKLSPKTSIHILRNEVYQELDLTALQKSGKAFDGLVYIGKDELPVRMIIEPVSDEIKNNRISHTDKYNKKKGHQTTALFKLRAGFNFIVTNLDSTYSAELIRKLYHLRWQIELVFKGWKSSLKIHQMPKGNTHRITCALYSKLLWAMLSWKITMSIGKIGEVSILKVHSFIASGMQELRLQLWGLSSKWLDMLEQLPFYKLLKEQKKGRLKTEEIVIII, via the coding sequence ATCGGCCAACCAAACCTGACAGGGTTATTTAAACGCTTAAAAGCGGAATTATTTGACCATGGATTTCTTGATACCCTTGCTAAAAACACGGGAGTGATCAAACGTTTAAGGAAGATAAGCGGATCAGATCTTCTGGATACGCTGCTATTTGACAGCAATCAATCATTTAATGGCATGAGTATGCAGCTGATGTTAAGGCATTCACTTAATATATCAAAACAGGCTCTGCATCAAAAGTATAATGAAGGGCTGACGGAGTTTATCAAAGGGGCTCTGGAGCGACTTTTAGCGATAGAATTGCCTTGTAGAGAGATACAAGGGCTTGAGATCAACATCAAAGATTCCACACGTTTTGCCTTACCGGAGGCAATGGCGGATGTTTATCCGGGGACAAAAGGCTGCGGGATAAAAGCTGGCGCGGCCCTGCAGTTTGAGTTTGGGATCAAAAGTGGAAGTTGTGATATCAGGCTAACACCGGGCAATTGCAATGACCAGAAAGAAAGCCACCTCGATCAGCAGATGATTCGACCGGGTGTATTATACATGAGAGACCTGGGTTATAGCCATATTGCTTATATGAGCAACATTATCGAAAAGAAGGCATTCTTTGTCAATAAGTTAAGCCCCAAAACATCGATACACATTCTGCGTAATGAAGTATACCAGGAGCTGGACCTGACCGCTTTACAAAAATCAGGAAAAGCATTTGACGGTTTAGTTTATATTGGAAAAGACGAGCTACCTGTCCGGATGATTATTGAACCGGTAAGTGATGAAATAAAAAATAACCGGATAAGCCATACCGATAAATACAACAAAAAGAAAGGCCATCAGACAACAGCGCTTTTCAAGCTCAGAGCAGGCTTTAATTTCATTGTAACCAACCTGGATAGCACTTACAGTGCCGAACTGATCCGGAAACTCTATCATCTCCGCTGGCAGATCGAGTTGGTGTTCAAAGGCTGGAAATCATCGTTGAAGATCCATCAGATGCCTAAAGGAAATACCCACCGTATCACCTGTGCACTTTACAGCAAACTATTATGGGCTATGTTAAGCTGGAAGATAACAATGTCAATCGGTAAGATCGGCGAGGTAAGTATCCTCAAGGTACACAGTTTTATAGCATCAGGTATGCAGGAGCTAAGGCTGCAATTGTGGGGATTAAGCAGTAAGTGGCTGGATATGCTCGAACAGCTTCCGTTTTACAAACTGCTTAAAGAGCAGAAAAAAGGACGGCTCAAAACAGAGGAAATTGTAATAATTATTTGA
- the can gene encoding carbonate dehydratase translates to MSTQEKTNGKAVIDTNNIKLVQSSSYSALIKNNAAWVERKLAEDSEYFKNLAKGQSPEVLWIGCSDSRVPANEVTGTKPGEVFVHRNIANVCAHSDMNMLSVLDYAVNVLKVKHVIVAGHYGCGGVAAAMSNKQFGLIDNWLRHIKDVYRLHSHELDRITDETTKVNRLVELNVTEQVYNLCKTTIIQNAWKERHDLEVHGWVIDLGSGLVKDLKVTSSSPHNLGYVYELDVEAVAAH, encoded by the coding sequence ATGTCAACACAAGAAAAAACAAACGGCAAAGCCGTAATAGATACAAACAATATTAAACTGGTCCAGTCAAGCAGTTACAGCGCTCTAATTAAAAACAACGCCGCCTGGGTTGAGCGTAAACTTGCCGAGGATAGCGAGTATTTTAAGAACCTGGCCAAAGGTCAAAGCCCTGAAGTACTGTGGATAGGCTGCTCAGACAGTCGTGTTCCGGCTAACGAAGTAACCGGTACCAAGCCCGGCGAAGTGTTTGTACACCGTAACATTGCCAACGTATGCGCACACTCGGATATGAACATGCTGAGCGTGCTTGATTATGCAGTGAACGTGCTTAAAGTAAAACACGTTATTGTTGCCGGTCATTATGGTTGCGGCGGTGTCGCTGCCGCTATGAGCAACAAACAATTTGGCTTAATTGATAACTGGCTGCGCCATATTAAAGATGTTTACCGCTTACACAGCCATGAGCTTGACCGCATTACCGACGAAACAACCAAAGTTAACCGCCTGGTTGAGCTTAACGTTACCGAGCAGGTATATAACCTGTGCAAAACCACCATCATTCAAAATGCCTGGAAAGAACGTCATGACCTTGAAGTGCACGGTTGGGTAATTGATTTGGGCAGCGGCCTGGTTAAAGATCTGAAAGTGACCAGCAGCAGCCCGCACAATTTAGGCTATGTGTATGAGCTTGATGTTGAAGCTGTAGCTGCACACTAA
- a CDS encoding glycoside hydrolase family 31 protein gives MNLEIAGNVQGFKQQDGILTIKTAEAEARVYIYSPTIIRVSISKNFNPGETSFAVIRQPLADFDFDESSANIDITTPALKLSIQKSPLRFNFFTSAGISLSEDHARFGTNWQGERVTCYRRLFEGERFIGLGEKTGNLDRRSAAYVNWNTDAPNHTPESDPLYKTFPFFIGLHSGLTYGLFLDNTHKSYFDFGASTDEETSWFGADGGDLNYYFFGAQGVAKIIEDYTWLTGRMEMPPLWSLGYQQCRWSYMSADEVLNIAQTFRKKQIPADVMYCDIDYMDDFKIFTWNKKTFPKPKQMLDKLKAMDFRLVTIVDPGIKVEEGYKEYDEGIEQDYFAKYPDGENYTGYVWPGRCHFPDFFRGEVREWWGAAFTALTQPGVEGFWNDMNEPAAWGQNIPWIVKFGDKFMPEVRNAYGMQMARATYDGTRKIMGNKRPFVLTRAAYSGTQRYSAVWTGDNTGTDAHMLLGQRLVNSLGITGVSFIGVDIGGFSGNPTPELMVRWNSLGTYTPMFRNHAIQGSKMREPWEWGKDNEQIIKKDIEQRYKLLPYLYSSFYQSTQTGLPVSRTLAIEHSFDGNVFDERFQNEFMFGDAMLVAPVESTKLTEDVYLPRGSWYRLSSDKFYEGEQIVNIQAPLTDLPVFVKAGGIIPMQSVVQSTNEKGDGILQVHVWNGREANSFIYYEDDGVSYDYEQGVYYKRTISFNPIEKSLSLSSVEGSSKSRFTHLKFVLHGFEDVKLKDEMVVNENGAAEVRL, from the coding sequence ATGAATTTAGAAATTGCAGGCAACGTACAGGGCTTTAAACAGCAGGATGGTATTTTAACAATTAAAACCGCCGAAGCTGAAGCAAGGGTTTACATATACAGCCCTACAATTATCAGGGTAAGCATCAGCAAAAATTTCAACCCGGGTGAGACTTCTTTCGCGGTAATCAGACAGCCACTGGCCGATTTCGATTTTGACGAATCATCAGCCAATATTGATATTACTACACCAGCCTTAAAGCTCAGCATTCAAAAATCGCCATTACGATTCAACTTTTTCACATCTGCAGGTATCTCGCTGAGTGAAGATCACGCCCGCTTTGGTACAAACTGGCAGGGCGAACGGGTGACCTGCTATCGCCGGTTGTTTGAGGGTGAACGGTTTATTGGCCTGGGCGAAAAAACCGGTAACCTCGACAGGCGTAGCGCGGCCTATGTAAACTGGAATACCGATGCGCCAAACCACACGCCCGAATCCGATCCGCTGTATAAAACCTTTCCGTTTTTTATAGGATTACACAGCGGGTTAACTTACGGTTTGTTTCTTGACAATACCCATAAAAGCTACTTCGACTTTGGTGCATCCACAGATGAGGAAACAAGCTGGTTCGGGGCAGATGGCGGCGATTTGAATTACTACTTTTTCGGGGCACAAGGTGTTGCGAAAATAATTGAAGATTATACCTGGCTTACCGGCAGGATGGAAATGCCGCCGCTCTGGAGCCTGGGCTATCAGCAATGCCGATGGAGTTATATGAGCGCCGATGAAGTATTGAACATCGCCCAAACCTTCCGCAAAAAACAGATCCCTGCCGATGTAATGTACTGCGATATCGATTATATGGACGATTTCAAGATCTTCACCTGGAACAAAAAAACTTTCCCTAAACCCAAGCAAATGCTCGATAAACTAAAGGCGATGGACTTTAGGCTGGTTACCATTGTTGATCCGGGAATTAAGGTAGAAGAAGGTTATAAGGAATACGATGAGGGTATTGAGCAGGATTATTTTGCCAAATATCCCGACGGCGAAAATTATACCGGCTATGTGTGGCCGGGCCGCTGTCACTTTCCGGATTTTTTCAGGGGAGAGGTACGCGAATGGTGGGGAGCAGCCTTCACCGCTCTTACTCAACCCGGCGTTGAAGGTTTCTGGAATGATATGAACGAGCCTGCCGCCTGGGGGCAAAATATCCCCTGGATAGTAAAATTTGGAGATAAGTTTATGCCGGAAGTGCGTAATGCCTATGGCATGCAAATGGCCCGCGCCACTTATGATGGCACAAGAAAGATCATGGGAAACAAACGGCCGTTTGTACTTACCCGGGCCGCCTATTCGGGCACGCAGCGCTATTCGGCCGTGTGGACGGGCGACAACACCGGCACCGATGCCCATATGCTTTTAGGACAACGACTGGTAAATAGTTTGGGTATTACAGGTGTGAGTTTTATCGGGGTGGATATAGGTGGCTTCAGCGGCAATCCTACGCCTGAGCTCATGGTACGCTGGAACTCGTTGGGTACTTATACGCCCATGTTCCGCAATCATGCCATACAAGGCAGTAAAATGCGCGAGCCCTGGGAATGGGGCAAGGATAATGAACAGATCATCAAAAAAGATATCGAACAACGGTATAAACTCCTTCCCTACCTGTACAGCAGCTTCTATCAGTCAACGCAAACAGGTTTGCCGGTAAGCCGCACATTAGCCATTGAGCACAGTTTTGACGGGAATGTTTTTGATGAGCGTTTTCAAAATGAATTTATGTTTGGCGACGCGATGTTGGTTGCTCCTGTTGAAAGCACTAAACTAACCGAAGATGTTTACCTGCCCCGAGGCTCGTGGTATAGGTTAAGCAGCGATAAGTTTTATGAGGGAGAACAGATTGTTAATATTCAGGCGCCGCTAACAGATTTGCCGGTATTTGTTAAGGCCGGCGGTATTATCCCCATGCAAAGTGTTGTACAAAGCACCAATGAAAAAGGCGACGGGATATTGCAGGTACACGTATGGAACGGCAGGGAAGCAAATAGTTTTATTTATTACGAAGACGATGGCGTATCATATGATTATGAGCAGGGTGTTTATTATAAACGTACTATCAGTTTCAATCCCATAGAAAAGAGCCTCAGTCTATCATCAGTTGAAGGCTCATCTAAATCGAGGTTTACACATCTGAAATTTGTTTTGCATGGGTTTGAAGATGTAAAGCTGAAAGATGAGATGGTTGTGAATGAAAATGGAGCGGCTGAAGTAAGGTTATAA
- a CDS encoding M42 family metallopeptidase codes for MAKKKSDAPQHTSVVNETSLAFFEKYINNPSPTGFEWKGQELWLEYLKPYIDTHYVDNYGTAVGIINPKADYKVVIEAHADEISWFVNYITNDGLIYVIRNGGSDHQIAPSKRVNIHTDNGVVKAVFGWPAIHTRLGGDKEEAPTLKNIFLDCGCTSKEEVEKLGIHVGCVITYEDEFMVLNDRYYVGRALDNRAGGFMIAEVARLLKENNVKLPFGLYIVNAVQEEIGLRGAEMIAHKIKPNVAIVTDVTHDTQTPMINKITQGDLACGKGPVISYAPAVQNNLNKLLIESAQKAGIPFQRQASSRSTGTDTDAFAYSNDGVPSALISLPLRYMHTTVEMIHKEDVDNVIRLIYESLLNIQAGQDFRYIK; via the coding sequence ATGGCTAAAAAGAAATCTGACGCCCCACAGCATACTTCCGTTGTAAACGAAACTTCACTCGCGTTCTTTGAAAAATATATCAACAACCCCTCACCTACAGGTTTTGAATGGAAAGGCCAGGAGCTTTGGCTCGAATATCTGAAACCTTACATTGATACCCATTATGTTGATAATTACGGCACCGCGGTTGGCATCATCAATCCAAAAGCCGATTACAAAGTGGTTATTGAAGCTCATGCCGATGAAATTTCATGGTTTGTGAATTACATCACTAACGATGGCTTAATATATGTTATCCGCAATGGCGGCTCCGATCATCAGATAGCGCCTTCAAAACGTGTAAATATCCATACCGATAATGGCGTAGTTAAAGCTGTTTTCGGCTGGCCCGCTATCCACACCCGCCTGGGCGGTGACAAGGAAGAAGCGCCTACCCTTAAAAATATCTTTTTAGATTGCGGCTGCACCTCAAAAGAAGAAGTTGAAAAACTGGGCATTCATGTAGGTTGTGTTATCACTTACGAGGATGAATTTATGGTGCTTAACGATCGCTATTATGTTGGCCGCGCGCTTGATAACCGTGCAGGCGGGTTCATGATTGCCGAGGTAGCCCGTTTACTTAAAGAAAACAATGTAAAACTTCCTTTCGGTTTATATATAGTTAACGCTGTGCAGGAGGAGATAGGTTTACGCGGCGCCGAAATGATAGCGCATAAAATTAAACCTAATGTGGCTATTGTTACTGATGTTACGCATGATACCCAAACGCCAATGATCAACAAAATTACCCAGGGCGACTTAGCCTGCGGTAAAGGCCCAGTTATATCATATGCCCCGGCAGTACAAAACAACCTGAACAAGCTGCTTATTGAAAGTGCCCAAAAAGCAGGCATACCGTTCCAGCGTCAGGCGTCATCACGGTCAACAGGTACCGATACCGACGCCTTTGCTTACTCAAACGACGGTGTACCATCGGCATTAATCTCATTACCTTTACGTTATATGCATACCACCGTCGAGATGATCCACAAAGAGGATGTTGATAACGTGATCCGTTTGATATATGAGTCTCTGCTAAACATCCAGGCCGGTCAGGATTTCAGGTACATCAAATAA
- a CDS encoding SulP family inorganic anion transporter — protein sequence MQIKQGEAAMGNLNLKKYFLPKNLKRDIPSSVVVFLVALPLCLGIALASGAPLFAGVLTGIIGGIVVGTLSGSQLSVAGPAAGLTVIVLNAITTLGAYETFLMALVLAGVFQIILGIVKAGTIANYFPSSVIEGMLAAIGIILIMKQFPHAVGYDADFEGDEGFRQIDDHNTFSGITRAFARINYGAVIISVVSLAFMIYWPKFKKLAIVPAPLLVVLAGIGLSLAFTGTSFALLDKQFVRIPLVNSSAEFFALFKSADFSQIGNKQVWITAFTIAVVASLETLLSLEAVDKIDPIKRISPTNRELLAQGTANIVSGMLGGLPMTAVIVRSSANVNAGARTKVSAILHGILLLVALLAIPSLINHIPLSCLAAILLMTGYKLARISLFKHMWHQGLSQFIPFVVTIVAVVMTDLLIGVGIGMLVGIFYILRTNLRNPYFYHIEKNGSKKVIKIKLAEEVSFLNKAAIQVTLTSLPQGAEVVIDGSNSRYIDPDVLEIIHNYKHNAYTKGIIVQLHDVKDKYDVPPLKELVYNPN from the coding sequence ATGCAAATCAAGCAAGGTGAGGCTGCTATGGGCAATCTCAACCTAAAAAAATATTTTCTGCCAAAAAATTTAAAAAGGGATATTCCTTCAAGTGTCGTTGTATTCCTGGTGGCTTTGCCGCTGTGTTTAGGTATAGCGCTGGCATCGGGCGCGCCGCTCTTCGCGGGCGTATTAACAGGCATTATTGGCGGTATAGTAGTAGGTACACTTAGCGGCTCGCAATTAAGTGTGGCTGGTCCTGCAGCCGGTTTAACGGTAATTGTACTTAATGCCATTACTACACTTGGTGCTTATGAAACCTTTTTAATGGCCCTGGTGCTGGCGGGTGTTTTCCAGATCATACTTGGAATTGTTAAAGCCGGCACCATTGCCAATTACTTCCCGTCATCGGTTATTGAGGGAATGCTGGCAGCGATAGGTATTATTTTGATCATGAAGCAGTTTCCGCACGCGGTTGGCTATGATGCCGATTTTGAGGGTGATGAGGGCTTCAGACAAATTGATGATCATAATACTTTTTCGGGTATAACCCGTGCGTTCGCCCGGATCAACTACGGCGCGGTGATCATTAGCGTGGTATCCCTGGCATTCATGATTTACTGGCCTAAGTTTAAAAAGCTGGCTATTGTTCCGGCACCCTTGCTGGTGGTGCTGGCCGGGATAGGTTTAAGCCTTGCCTTTACCGGCACAAGCTTCGCCTTGCTTGATAAGCAGTTTGTACGCATACCGCTGGTAAACAGCAGCGCCGAATTTTTTGCGCTGTTTAAATCGGCTGATTTTAGCCAGATAGGCAACAAGCAGGTTTGGATAACGGCCTTCACCATTGCGGTGGTTGCCAGTTTAGAAACACTGCTGAGCCTGGAGGCAGTAGATAAAATAGATCCTATCAAACGCATCTCGCCCACCAACCGCGAACTGCTTGCGCAGGGAACGGCCAATATTGTTAGCGGTATGCTTGGCGGCTTACCCATGACCGCGGTAATTGTTCGTTCATCGGCAAACGTAAATGCCGGTGCCCGCACTAAAGTGAGTGCCATACTGCATGGTATATTGTTATTGGTTGCTTTACTGGCGATACCGTCTTTAATTAACCATATCCCGCTGTCGTGTTTGGCAGCGATCCTGCTTATGACAGGGTATAAACTGGCCCGGATAAGCCTTTTCAAGCACATGTGGCATCAGGGCTTGAGCCAGTTTATCCCTTTCGTAGTTACCATTGTGGCCGTTGTTATGACCGACCTGCTTATAGGTGTGGGTATAGGTATGCTGGTGGGGATCTTTTATATTCTGCGTACCAACCTGCGTAATCCCTACTTCTATCACATTGAAAAAAATGGCAGCAAAAAAGTTATTAAGATTAAGCTGGCCGAGGAAGTATCCTTCCTGAACAAGGCTGCCATACAGGTAACGCTTACCAGCTTACCGCAAGGCGCCGAAGTGGTGATCGACGGATCGAACTCAAGGTACATCGATCCGGATGTGCTGGAGATCATCCACAATTACAAGCACAATGCCTATACCAAGGGCATTATTGTGCAACTGCACGATGTAAAGGACAAGTATGACGTACCTCCTTTAAAAGAACTGGTTTATAACCCTAACTAA